The SAR324 cluster bacterium genome has a window encoding:
- a CDS encoding branched-chain amino acid ABC transporter permease: MELAASVLLDTTLITLTLALAAFGLAIIYGLIGVINMGHGAMLTLGAYFTWAGLQLEIPFVLSVILGGFIVGLIGLLFEHSIIKRFYNSPYETLLLTWAFFLVTTELIKIVFGSDFRTVVNPYPGSINLGFYKIPAYRTLICLFTAFIILSTSFVLFKTSTGIKIRAMIQNREMASLLGLNISWTYKIIFGFGCFMAGLAGGLVAPMLSVSPYMGDMYLVRSFFVVIVGGIGQILTGTIIGSFVIGGLETIVALFSDQVVAQVAVFFFAIIILRIRPQGIFSEK, from the coding sequence ATGGAACTAGCTGCCAGTGTGTTACTAGATACAACCCTGATAACTTTAACGTTAGCATTGGCAGCTTTTGGCTTGGCAATCATCTACGGTTTAATTGGTGTAATCAATATGGGTCACGGAGCCATGTTGACTTTAGGTGCGTATTTTACATGGGCAGGTCTCCAGTTAGAAATTCCATTTGTGCTGAGCGTAATTTTAGGTGGATTCATTGTTGGTTTGATTGGACTGCTTTTTGAGCATTCGATAATAAAACGTTTCTACAACAGTCCTTATGAAACACTCTTACTGACTTGGGCTTTTTTTCTAGTTACAACTGAATTGATAAAGATTGTATTTGGCTCAGATTTTAGAACAGTTGTAAATCCATATCCAGGTTCAATTAATTTGGGTTTTTATAAGATTCCTGCCTACAGAACTTTGATTTGCTTATTTACTGCCTTCATAATTTTATCGACTAGTTTTGTTTTATTTAAAACATCAACTGGAATAAAAATTCGAGCTATGATTCAAAACCGAGAGATGGCAAGTTTATTGGGATTAAACATTTCATGGACATATAAAATCATATTCGGATTTGGGTGTTTCATGGCAGGTTTAGCAGGGGGACTGGTAGCACCGATGCTTTCAGTAAGTCCTTACATGGGAGACATGTATCTTGTTAGATCTTTTTTCGTTGTTATAGTCGGAGGTATAGGCCAGATTCTAACTGGAACAATAATAGGCAGTTTTGTGATTGGGGGTTTGGAAACGATAGTAGCGTTGTTTTCAGATCAAGTTGTTGCTCAAGTAGCTGTATTCTTCTTTGCAATTATTATTTTAAGAATAAGGCCACAAGGTATATTCTCAGAAAAATGA
- a CDS encoding branched-chain amino acid ABC transporter permease: protein MQNALTKISGETKFEFFIFFTLTLIPLVFSGYILFILPQYMLFGLLAVSLSILWGLTGIVSFGQAGFFAIGAYAIGIVVKSNFLMNSAILGILLGIIVSAVIAGVVGYFLFSAKVKATYFVLATLALSIIIEQLAKSQKEITGGWNGLFVDRISISFGNLFEYSLFNDIPMYYFTLVLTIIVYALIKFLATSNFGKILKGIRENEDRILALGYNTSIYKTLIFCVSGALAGFAGSIYGTHAGFVDPSLARVLFSTEVIVWVAIGGRNSIIGSFLGGILVASLANYLNSVTPEYWQLIIGIVFIAVVILSKGGLAGGFEEIYYRLKSKKYVSARNP from the coding sequence ATGCAAAATGCTTTGACAAAAATATCTGGAGAAACGAAATTTGAGTTTTTTATATTTTTCACATTAACGTTGATACCGCTGGTTTTTTCTGGATACATATTATTCATTCTTCCGCAATATATGCTGTTTGGCTTACTTGCAGTATCCCTATCTATTTTATGGGGTCTTACTGGTATAGTAAGTTTTGGCCAAGCTGGTTTTTTTGCAATAGGTGCTTATGCAATAGGTATCGTTGTCAAAAGCAATTTTTTAATGAATTCGGCTATACTGGGAATTTTACTAGGCATAATAGTTTCAGCAGTGATAGCTGGTGTTGTTGGATATTTTTTGTTCAGTGCGAAAGTTAAGGCAACCTACTTTGTACTAGCTACGTTAGCCCTATCAATCATAATTGAGCAGTTAGCAAAATCACAAAAAGAAATAACTGGTGGCTGGAACGGTTTATTTGTAGACAGAATTTCAATTAGCTTTGGGAATCTATTTGAATACTCATTGTTCAATGATATCCCGATGTACTATTTTACACTTGTATTAACAATCATAGTCTATGCACTGATAAAATTTCTAGCAACGTCCAATTTTGGGAAAATCCTCAAAGGAATTAGAGAAAATGAAGATAGAATCTTGGCTCTTGGTTACAATACTTCCATATACAAGACACTAATATTTTGTGTATCAGGAGCACTAGCTGGATTTGCTGGTTCAATTTATGGAACTCATGCTGGATTCGTCGACCCTTCACTAGCAAGAGTACTCTTTTCAACAGAAGTAATTGTTTGGGTTGCCATAGGTGGAAGGAACTCAATAATTGGCTCTTTTCTCGGTGGGATATTAGTTGCTTCCCTTGCTAATTATCTGAACTCTGTAACTCCAGAATACTGGCAACTAATCATTGGTATCGTATTTATAGCTGTTGTCATTCTCTCCAAAGGTGGTTTAGCTGGGGGTTTTGAAGAAATTTACTATAGACTGAAAAGTAAAAAGTATGTCTCTGCTAGAAATCCATAA
- a CDS encoding ATP-binding cassette domain-containing protein, producing the protein MSLLEIHNLSKSFKGLLANDKICMELKLGEARCIIGPNGAGKTTLISMISGHLSQSSGNISFDGKNISDYDLVKRVRLGIGRKFQTPTLFDNLTVYENIELSVIRNNYNNLQKSIKIDETLKLIRLFEEKDVLANTLSHGQRQWLEIGLLIGNNVKLLLLDEPTAGMTTEETIATTRLIKNLSGEKDLSVIVIEHDINFVRELGAQITVLHLGKIFAEGNYSTIENNRFVREIYLGAPDVVS; encoded by the coding sequence ATGTCTCTGCTAGAAATCCATAATTTATCAAAAAGTTTCAAGGGTCTCCTAGCTAATGATAAAATATGTATGGAGCTAAAATTAGGTGAAGCTCGTTGCATAATTGGACCCAACGGTGCTGGAAAAACAACACTTATATCAATGATCTCTGGCCATCTTTCCCAGTCTAGTGGGAACATCTCTTTTGATGGAAAAAATATCAGTGATTATGATTTAGTTAAAAGAGTAAGGCTTGGGATCGGAAGGAAGTTTCAAACCCCAACTCTCTTTGATAATCTTACTGTTTATGAAAACATAGAATTATCAGTAATTAGAAATAATTACAATAATTTACAAAAAAGTATCAAAATAGATGAAACGTTAAAACTGATTAGGCTATTTGAGGAGAAAGATGTTCTTGCAAACACGTTATCACATGGTCAAAGGCAGTGGCTAGAGATTGGCTTATTGATTGGTAATAACGTAAAATTATTACTTCTTGATGAGCCAACAGCAGGCATGACTACAGAGGAAACTATAGCGACTACTAGGTTAATAAAAAATTTGTCAGGAGAAAAGGATTTATCGGTAATTGTTATCGAACACGATATTAATTTTGTTCGAGAACTTGGTGCCCAAATCACAGTTTTACATCTGGGAAAAATTTTTGCTGAAGGTAATTATAGTACCATTGAGAATAACAGGTTTGTGAGAGAAAT